AACCTTTccaaatttttacaatttgtaAGATGAAGACGCTCGAGTCTTTTGTCTTGAGCACATTCAGAAAAACAACAAGTCGAGAGCACCCATTTAAAGTCAACACCCGTAACTTCTCAAGATATGCAATCGACTCATGGACTTCTACCATGTTTTCACAATAAGAGAGGAACAATAACTCGAGATGTGGAGTACATGAGAGGTCAGGGAGACGAATGAGGGACTCGCAATAACTGAATCTAATGTACCTCAAATGCTGGAAGACCTGCAAATATGGCGGAACAAACATCTCAGTCAAAGTTACTATGAACTAATTTGCTTAGAATTGCACGCTGTATTGAGAAATAAGTAAACACGTAGAAACTTTACTAATAATTATAAATCTATACATATATGTGGTAAGAGAATgaatttagaaatgaaaaataaaaaagctaatgAATATTGGTCAGAAGTGGGCCACATGGTAAAAGTATGCCACGTGTCATGCCCTGTGgcaatcagaaaaaaaaaataaaaaatgaagcaCCACGCAGCAACCACGTGAAGGCAGGCCACTAACAAATTTAAGCCACATGTTATGCCATGTGCCAATTGAAGAAGTAAAGTGAATGTCATGTGGCGAGCACCGAAGTGAATATTCTTTCTGTTCTGGTTTAGACTATATATAATAGCTTTatgtcaaaaatatatattctatcacaatgaatttttcccaaaaattaagaaaccttTTTTAAGCCATTTAAAGACAATGAAACGaactttttaaaacattttgaagaaagaaagttcATATATTCAACTCAAAACCTAGCTTTGACTTTCAATTAAGAAACTAGCTGTATACCGTGAGAATCTTGTATATCAAATTATTTCTAAACACACACGCATTACGGGCAGAGtttctaatatatatttaatttcgtCTACTTAGAAATGCTGCTCTTCACAAACTGATTTAAGCATTTAAGAATGCCTTGTTTTACAGCATAATGCATTCAAAccttgaaaattctttttctttggcataTGTTCATAAAATTTCTTTGTATTGTGTATTAGTTTCTAATAAAGTTGTTtcacttaatttttaaatgccaaTTTTGCTGCACGTAAACATCTTTCCTACTCAAGTAATTAGGGTCATTTTGAAAGGgggaagcaaaaaaaaaaaaaaaagaagtggttTCAAAAACTAGGGAACACTACTTCGTTTCATGTTCTAGTACATGTAATACACATATACACATACAAATGAAGTAGACAATGAAAAGGTCTACGTAGGTAAATGCTCACCTTAAATAGTTCAGGCACTACTGTGATACTGGCTTCGCTCATATCAATTCCCACTAATTTCATTGAACCAGAGGAATCTCCAGTAATCTGGCGAGCACATCCAGGCCATTCAAACCATCTAAGCCCCTTAGGAAGACATAAAGGACCTTGGAAAGAAATTTGCACGTTGTGCAAGATGAGCACTCTCAACCTTCTCATTTTTGTAAAAGCATCAGGATGGATACGCATCTCTGTCCACTCAGGTAGCTTCAGCACTATGGCTTTTACAACACAATCTTCCTGCATATATGCAAGATTATTTAGGTTATAcatatttttagtaattaaagtCCAAGATAAGGAGCACAACTTTAATCATAATCTCAATTCTTACCTTGTCATTGGACAGAACCTCCTCAACATCATTATACAACCATAGTCTGCTCCGTCTTCTGGGATCATCAGGACATTCTTGGTTCACAATATCCTTACCCATCAATTGAATTAAGTCATGCATTTCTAAGTTGTCCAACTCCATTCTTATCAAGGACCTTTTAACAAGAGTTTGAAATCCCACAGTTGTCTCAAGATCGCAACTTTTGAGAACGTTCGTTGTATACTGGCTTGTCCACCCCCtaaagaagcaagcaatgtCGAGAaagatttctttctcatttacATCTAGTCCCTCATAACTAATTTTGAGCacattattgatggttttgtcGGGACTCTGAAAGTTTTATTAGTGTACTTTCCCATACATCTTCTGTTTCACCAAATAATAAGGAACCCAACACctcaagtgctaaaggaagACCTTTAGCATAATTCAAGGCCCCATTTACTAGATCTATTCTGATTTGGTGCGTCTGAGAAGCGTGCTTACTAAGCAGCTCACGAGCTTGACTGTCATCGAGTGCTTTAACTTCATACACATGATCTTGATATATCCCCTGACAAGTTAGCAAATGTTTATCTCTTGTGGTAATGATGATCCTACTCCCATTACCAAACCACTTGCCTTCTCCTGCTAAAGCATTTAACTGGCGCagtcatccacatcatcaaggatCAGGAGAACTTTCTTGCGACCAAGTCTGCGTTGTATTATATTAATACCTTTATCAACACTGGACACTTCTAATCTTTGCTACAGTAATAATgtatcttttaataatttttcttgcaaagtCACGAGATCCTTGCAACCTTTTGATGTTTCTCGAACATTTGCCAGAAAACATGAGCCCTCAAATTGTCTAAAAGTAGAATTGAATAGGGCTTTCGCCAAGGTTGTCTTCCCTATACCTCCTTGTCCCCATAATCCCACCATCACAACATCATCATTAGATTCAAGGTTTAACATTGATTTTAGCATAACCACTTGAGATTCTATCCCAACCGGGTGCTTAGCAACATGCAAAGGCATGCAGTCAAGATGATTGGAGATCCATTTCACAATTTCTTGTATATGCTTCGACTCATCTCtgacaaaaacagaaaagtttTAGCAATTTGAATAAGCAATTGCAAGCAATCACTGGCCAACAATAACAAAGTAGTGTGTCacatttttagataattacaGCCAAAACAAAATGTATTCCCCAGTTAGTTGAATTAGAACTCCGAGATAACAAGCTCAGGATTCAACTTTTAGTCAATCGATTCATGTATCTATCTACATAAGTGATTCATGTTCTTGATtcacttattcttctttttgactATTAACCAAAGGAGCTATTTAGGACGAACTTTGAACGGCAATTAAGATTTCGatccgaaaattattaaaaatcccTGAAGCACGCTGTCATTGCCTTACACAGTCTGTATAGACCAATTATCCTGTATCAAACATTGCTAACTGCTTTATTccttctgaagaagaaatgggGTAAGTGCAATAATACTACTTAAACATTTTGTCCATTGGTTgattaaattttaatgttttatctttttcaaCTGAGTTTGTAAATTTTTCAGCTGATAAAACCCTACTGTCTAATTTCTATTACTGGAAAGAGCCATGTGTCCAttctatgattttcttttttttggtcgagtcTATTTCATGGTTAGCCATGTGTGAGTAACGAGTTTAACACTAGgttgccaaaattgaaaatatgtcaaactCAATTGACCCAAACGAAATGCAAACAACTCAAATAGCCCACAAACAAAACGTTTAGAGCTTATATTATACTTTGAGGAGGGCAACAAGGATCCAAAAGAAAGAGCCATAGACCTTACGAATGAAACGGGGCTTAGCAACAGCCAAAATCAGAATAATATTGTCCCATGCTCAAAAATAGATGTTTTGTTTCCATGCCAGTGAGTTTCAATAAGTTCTTCAGTGCCAAAAATATTGTCGGTGGAAAAAgactaataaatttatgaaatcacCAAATTCTTTTATAATTAGCAGATAACCAATTACTAACtcacaaaatttgattttcattacTTACGGCCTTCAATCTATTAACTTTTATAtgaaatcatcaacataaattagAGCTACTTAACAACTTTTGTCATATTAACTAATTATCTACTAGTTTTGAGCTACCAACTTTTACTAATTACCAATGCtatttgttcttttaatttccCAACTTTTCTATTGGATaaccaactctcatttgagttactcacaaactcattttaaaaattgccaatcttCATTAGAGTGGCTAACATATTTTTCTCCGATCAaattatcaactaattttgagtatcaaatttcatttgaattactcgtcaagtttatttttcttttaattgtcaACTTATCTTATATTTTGCCATatttttgtttatctttttaaCTATATCTTAGATTTACCAACTCATGTAcgaaattactaactttaacTTAAGCAACTTAAGaatttttaggatttataaGATGAAGCATCTATACATATACTTACAAAGTTACAATCATGTGTGCGTTgattaactaatttatttattcttgtgAAAAGAATATTTATACTTACTTGTAAGGATTAGTTTCTTACACAAAATATGAACTCCACTCTACTTACCCATCATTCAAATGCCAACCGAACAAGCTACCAGCATTGAAAAGAGCTtccttccatctcttcactttgtCCGAATCCTTCCCGAACTTGGACTCGTGCTTGTCTAGAGCTCTTCGATagctctctcttccctctctcactTCTCTTGGGTCGACTTTATAAAACACGGGCAGAACAGTGAGGTTCCCttgctccttgcactccataATCTTCGCCAACTCTTCTAAGCACCACCATGAAGAAGCATAGTCCTCGGAGAAAACGATGACTGCGATGTGCGATTCTTCAATGGCCTCCATAAGCATCGGCGATATCTGGTCACCCTTTTCCAGTTCTTCACTATCCCTGAAAGTGTGTATTCCATCCCGGATTAAAGCTTGGTAGAGATGGCCGACAAAGTTGAGACGCAGTTCTGCCCCTCTGAAACTTAAGAAGACgtcataaatctttttgggTTTCAATGAAGAAGCCATTGGATAATGGAGTTTAACAAATCGGCAACAACTATGAGCTAAAGATTTGAAGCTGCATTttctaggggtgatcgggtccacgATGGGTAGGTTTCAAACTTGGACCTTGTACTCGACCctattataaccggttctcCTTTTTGCAACCTCGTTTGCATTGGAACCACCCTGTTTGGTCCGGTTTCAGGGTCAACCCCGTTTCCTCTGGAACTTGTTTTACAACCGCCCAATATCTTATATGGCtttgaattttacattaatatgcgagaaaataacgtaatcctcataatttgtattgaaacataaAGCGCCAAATAATGTGGCTCTGCAACCGTATAATCAACAACATGGAAATCAACACCCCATTAGTTTATATGTCCTCTGGAGCATGCAGTTGTAATAATGTCCAAATGCTCCATCTGTGCTAACCGATAGAGCAAGACAATCCCAGAGTCCAACAAAATTATGGAAGAACAGGCCAGGTTTTTAATTCTTCAAGGGTGCAAGCTGTCCAGAGACCTTGAATCAAACCTACAAACTTCAGCAAACCAGCCCCAGATAAGCGCAACCGAGACCTGCGAGGAAATCATAAGAATCTTCACATCAGCTTTGGAGAAATTGATGATGGACATGAACCATAAGGAATCAACTGAAGGTCATCAAAGTTGTTTTCCCAGGATATTCCTAACATACCTACTCCAAAAGCTGTATACAAAGATACGTATGATGATTAGATAATGTCCCTGAtttatatatcatcatcaacCCAGTGCGTGCATGACGGAGGAgataggttttctttttggtccaaTGGAGGAGATGGGTTAAGCATGAAGAGTTTCCACTGCTTTGCATGTGAaacttgcatggcttcaatatGCACACATAGCTAAAATACAAAGTGTAGTTTCCTTAACACCACAAggatgactctctctctctcactgagCTACAGAAACATTGTTTAATCAGCGGTTCAATAATAAACTAGTCCGAGGGGCCTAGTGAAGCAGAAATTCCCCAGGTACTTCCCAAAAACACAGACCCACCAAAGGTCCAAAGAAAGCATATCTCCCAGATTTTACAAGAGTGTCATATAAGAATTTGAGCAGCCACAGGATCCTCGTCGTCATATATTTCTTTGGGTTATTCCACAGGATAGAGATACAACCACAACCGTATCCCTAAATTCTCATCCTCTTTGTTTTGTCTCTAAGCTGTAGGGTCTCTCACCAGTCTCTATCTCCTTCTCTCTCAACAGAACAATCTTATATTTTAAGTCAGCAACATACAACCGCAAAGCCCAGATCAGCCAATCCTTCGGAACCGAACCTCCGACCCTCCCAAAAAGCAAAGGGAAAAGGGGTTcaccaaaaaattcaatttcggACTCACCTCGCTCTGGAATAGCTGTGTCGGAGTCGGCGAGCTGCAAAAGAGAGGCAAAAGAGAGGCGATGGCGGCGAGTCTAGGCCCAGCGACAAGAAGACGAGAGGTGCGTTCCTGCGGCGCACCGACAAGAGGCGAATCGGCTAACGACGATGGTGGCGACCGGCGAGGGTGGGGTGGATCTAGGGTCGCTGGGCACAGGCTTGCTGCGTATAGAGGGTTCCTGCGAATCGCAGGCtgcgattgagagagagagagagagaggcaggatCGCACCAgctcgaagagagagagaatcgcaGCTGCGATTGAGAGAccaggaaaagagagaggagtCAGCACGCttagtttgtttgtttttttttttttaaataattatatctAAAAACCGGTTCCAAAATCCGT
Above is a window of Eucalyptus grandis isolate ANBG69807.140 chromosome 9, ASM1654582v1, whole genome shotgun sequence DNA encoding:
- the LOC120288232 gene encoding TMV resistance protein N-like, with the translated sequence MSDTALRYWWVVKYELTPPGGYRKLSVTINGRTPSPTISAYQGDLLVIEVTNGLGKEDLAIQIDGVRPIGGASTHPIRPGETFAHWFFVDQVSVALIWGWFAEVCRFDSRDSEELEKGDQISPMLMEAIEESHIAVIVFSEDYASSWWCLEELAKIMECKEQGNLTVLPVFYKVDPREVREGRESYRRALDKHESKFGKDSDKVKRWKEALFNAGSLFGWHLNDGDESKHIQEIVKWISNHLDCMPLHVAKHPVGIESQVVMLKSMLNLESNDDVVMVGLWGQGGEGKWFGNGSRIIITTRDKHLLTCQGIYQDHVYEVKALDDSQARELLSKHASQTHQIRIDLVNGALNYAKGLPLALEVLGSLLFGETEDVWESTLIKLSESRQNHQ